A genomic region of Stegostoma tigrinum isolate sSteTig4 chromosome 15, sSteTig4.hap1, whole genome shotgun sequence contains the following coding sequences:
- the LOC125458937 gene encoding claudin-2 isoform X1, with protein sequence MANTAMQLVALITSIIGMIGTLSATIMPHWRITAHIGANVVTAIVYMKGLWWACAMFSTGVFQCETYNSVLELPADLQTARAMMVISVALSLLAITISVVGMKCTVCARDSPIKDKIAGTGGVFFIVAGLTGLVPVAWTMNGVILNFNNPLIPGDLKFEIGESLYLGVVAAMLTIIGGAMLSLSFIGRRTEPYSRRPMSYQNPAANRPAPAPSAASVQSKAAKSEFNSYNLTGYV encoded by the coding sequence ATGGCTAACACTGCCATGCAATTAGTAGCTTTGATTACTTCTATAATCGGCATGATTGGAACATTGTCAGCTACTATTATGCCCCACTGGAGGATCACGGCACACATTGGAGCAAATGTTGTAACTGCTATTGTCTACATGAAAGGATTATGGTGGGCATGTGCCATGTTCAGCACTGGAGTCTTCCAATGCGAAACGTACAACTCTGTCCTGGAACTTCCGGCTGACCTGCAAACTGCCCGCGCCATGATGGTCATTTCTGTTGCCCTCTCATTACTAGCTATAACAATCTCTGTGGTTGGGATGAAATGCACGGTGTGTGCCAGGGattctccaataaaagacaagaTTGCCGGCACCGGAGGAGTTTTCTTTATCGTAGCTGGGCTAACAGGTTTGGTGCCAGTGGCATGGACAATGAATGGAGTGATACTGAATTTCAACAACCCATTGATTCCTGGTGACCTCAAGTTTGAGATTGGTGAGTCTTTGTACCTTGGAGTTGTTGCTGCGATGCTGACCATCATTGGAGGAgccatgctgtccctgtcattTATAGGTAGGAGAACTGAGCCCTACAGTAGACGACCAATGTCCTACCAAAATCCTGCAGCTAACCGTCCTGCGCCTGCTCCTTCGGCTGCGTCCGTTCAGTCAAAAGCAGCAAAATCGGAATTCAACTCTTACAATTTGACTGGCTATGTTTAG
- the LOC125458937 gene encoding claudin-14 isoform X2, translating into MANTAMQLVALITSIIGMIGTLSATIMPHWRITAHIGANVVTAIVYMKGLWWACAMFSTGVFQCETYNSVLELPADLQTARAMMVISVALSLLAITISVVGMKCTVCARDSPIKDKIAGTGGVFFIVAGLTGLVPVAWTMNGVILNFNNPLIPGDLKFEIDRHMKPGH; encoded by the coding sequence ATGGCTAACACTGCCATGCAATTAGTAGCTTTGATTACTTCTATAATCGGCATGATTGGAACATTGTCAGCTACTATTATGCCCCACTGGAGGATCACGGCACACATTGGAGCAAATGTTGTAACTGCTATTGTCTACATGAAAGGATTATGGTGGGCATGTGCCATGTTCAGCACTGGAGTCTTCCAATGCGAAACGTACAACTCTGTCCTGGAACTTCCGGCTGACCTGCAAACTGCCCGCGCCATGATGGTCATTTCTGTTGCCCTCTCATTACTAGCTATAACAATCTCTGTGGTTGGGATGAAATGCACGGTGTGTGCCAGGGattctccaataaaagacaagaTTGCCGGCACCGGAGGAGTTTTCTTTATCGTAGCTGGGCTAACAGGTTTGGTGCCAGTGGCATGGACAATGAATGGAGTGATACTGAATTTCAACAACCCATTGATTCCTGGTGACCTCAAGTTTGAGATTG